AAATGCTGTTAATGGTGAGCCATTTAGCGTCCAAGCATAATCTGCACCCGTACCGCCTGCTGGTGTAGTTAACACAAAAGTATCGCCTGCACAAGTCTCGTCCGGACCGTTAATGCTTGCTACTGGTGCTTTAATGAAGTTAACTATTACAGCAGGTAAATCCAGCGTACAACCTAAATTGGTTTCAACACTTAGGCTATAATTGCCTGATGTAGTTACGTTAAGTGTAGGGCTTGTGCCAACTACTACACCGTTTCTGCTCCACTCGTACACCGTTGGTGTAGGTGTACCCCCATTTGGTAAATAGGATAACGTTTCTGTTTGTCCATCGCAGGCTGTTAACGACGTTGCACTAATAACCCCTGCCAATTGGTTAGGCGTAACGTTAATAACAGATGAGCTTGTTGTTGAGCAACCAAACTGGTTGGTAACAGTTAGTGTTACAGTACGGTTACCAAAAGTATCGTATACCTTATCTGGCGATTGTTGCGCGTTACTAGAGGTATCTCCAAATTGCCACAGATACGTTAGCCCTGGCTGAATATCATCTGGTGCAAAGTTAATAACCGCATCTTCGCATCGAGGTGCATCGTGTGTAAAGGTAGCCAATGGCAACGCAGGTAAATCTATCGTTTCAATACTGGTACTACAGGGTGTGCTTGTAGGTCCGTCTATCGTAAGTTGTATAGTATGCATACCTGGTGGTAAACTTGCTAAATGGCTTATTGCTGCACCCGATTGTACTACAGTACCGTTGATACGGAAGGTATAGTTTGTAATAGGGTTACCAGGGTAAAAGTTAGAGTTATCTAACAATTCAACGCTATAATTACCACCTGTACCACACGTAACCGTATGTTTAAGTTCGGGTAAGTAAGGTACTACAACGGTTACGCTTTTGGTAACGGCACATGTACCATATATTACTCTGTAGAAGATAGTATAGCTACCCGACTCATCATATGTAAATGTACCTACATTGTTTGTAGTACTTTGCGATGCTGGTGGTGCAGGAGTTATCCACTGCACACTGGTTGGTGTACCTGTAAAGGTTCCGTTTACGGTTATTGTACCACAGTTATTTACTGCCGATGTTATGGTAACCGTTTGCCCCGTTGTACAAGGTGGTGGTCCGCCACAATTACCGTTGTATTGTGTAGTATTGGTAGTAGTAGTACAACCGTTATTGGCTGTTACTACTGCATAATAGCTACCGTAGGTTGTAGCCGTATAGGTTTGGTTTGCTCCAGGTGCTCCTGATACTTGAAGTACGCCATTACGATACCACGCAATAGTACTTAATGCCCCAATACCGCCTTGTATATTAACCGTTAGGGTTTGTGGCGACATGCTTGGGCAGATAGCATAATTACCTGCTGGGCTTATACTTGCCACTGGCGATGGGTTAACAGCTATAGAGTGGTTTACTATAGCTGGGTTTATACAGCCATTAGCATCATTAACCGTTATTACTACGTTGTAGTTTATTTGCGATGTGCTTGATGATGTAAATGTATGGGTCTGGCTTGTCCAACCCAGCATACTATCGTCTGTAGTTACTATAGTACCATCACCAAAATCCCATGTTACCGTTCCTGATGTTAATGTAGGTGTAGATAGTAACTGGAAGTTAACCGTATCGCCACTACAAATTGTAGCTGGTGGGCTGTTTAATGTAACGTTGGGTGATGTTATTACATTTACTGTATATCCTGGTTGTGGGTGTAATGTACCACATCTTTCAATAGCAAGGTTTACAGTTGCAATACCTGGTGTTTCGTTCCATAAAATGGTTACACTATCCGTACCGTTACCTGAGCTTACACTACCCGCAGTAGCAGGTGTTATTGTCCAAATATAGTCATCGCCATCAGCATATCCTGCATCGTACATTTCGTAGTTACTAGAACATACTGTAGTATCGCCCGTAATGTTAGATGTTACTACAGGCTCTGTAACTGTAATTGTAGTTTGATCAGAACGGCAGCTTGGTGCGTTTATAGTTTCGCGCCATACATTTATGGTATAAGGTCCTGCACCTGTAAAGATAATATCTACTTGGTCGCCGTAATTGCTTCCTGCAATAGAGCCCCCTATTACTTCCCAACCTATTTGCGTTCCTGGTACAGTATTGGTTACGCTATACGCTGTAGGTGTATCTCTACATACTACTGTTGGACCAGTAATACCCGATGGTGCTGCCTCAGCCGCTCTAACTAAAATATCAAGCTCCTCTGGTTGGCAAAAAGTACTACCTGTTACGGTAAGTGTATAATTTCCTGCAACGGTATAAAGGTGGCTAAAGCTACTGCCCGATCCTGTAAATGTACCGCCAGGTCCTGTAAGTGTCCAGTTACCCGAGCCACTTTGTAGTGCATAATTACCCGTAGTGTTGTTACACAAATCAATATCGCCTGTAAATACAGCTCTATCTCTAATACTTACTGTTATAGTAGCTACGCCACCACAGTTTAACAGTGTATTGTAGTACGTTGCATTAAGGATTACTTGACCTGTGTTGCTTGTACTTTGTATTACAATTTCGTTTTTATTTTCGGTAGTTGTTAATGTAGCACCTGTGCTACCTGCATCCAACGTCCAATCAAAATTAGTCGATGGCCATTGGGGTAGCTTGTATAAACTTTGGCTGTTAGTACACATTACCAAATCGCCAACAATAGTACCTTGTGCTTGTATAACAGGTACCTCTACCGTAACAATACTACCACACTCCATACCACAGTCCGACGCATCGTAAGTTACATAACCAAATCCGCTAGATCCAACATTGTCCCAAATCACTTGTACCGAACCACCATTAGGCTCGTACGATAATATCGTTCCGCCTTCAACACTCCAGTTTTCTTCTTTATAGCCGCATTTGTCAGCAATTTCTTCAGGCACCATGTAAGAACCTTGTCCGCCTTCGCATACTACGCTAGGGCATGTTATCTGGAAACCGCCTTCGCCTACTTCAATTTCCATTTTGTACCTACTGGTACAATTACACGCATTGGTTACCGTAAGTACTACTGTGTAGCCTCCGGGACTGTCGTAGCTATGCGTAGGTTCAAATTCCGATGAGAAGTTACCATCACCAAAATCCCAGTAATATGAGATAAGATCAGAACCGCCATTGGGGTTAGATAGGTTTACAAACTGTAAAATGTCTTCTAAGCACACTTGGGCAAAATTGGAACCCAAATCGGGTAGTAAACCAAATCGTGCTTTGGGAGAATCGATAATTTCAATACAAATTTCTACCTCTTCTATTGTATTATCGTTCTTAGTAATAGCAGCCATTAAAGTGCCTGCACCCGCTGCACCCCAGTTTACGGTACAACTTGTAAGTGAGCTACTTGCAATTGTACCACCAGTTGCTGTCCATGCAGTGCTTTGCCAGTTGGCACTATTACCCGTAAGATTATACGTTACTGAGCTAAATTCGCATACACGTACACAGGGACCATCCTGTATATCTTCTTCGTACTTTTCGCGTTGTTCATCGTAAACTAAGCAGCCTACTTCAGAATCCCACGTAATTTCGATTGATTGGGCGTAAGTGTTGCCCGTAAAAATCATGAGCCCAAATAGAGCAAACAAAAACAGCTTATACCGCCGCCCTTGCCAAAGAGTAGTGTTTTTTTCCATAAATTAAAATTTTAATTGGATGTTAAACAATAAGTTTTTTAGGTAATTAAATTTAGAAATTAATCAGGCTAATTTTACACAATGAAAATTGATGAAAAAGTAAAATTTTAAGATTTTTTATGTTTTAATTTAAATAACATTAACAATAATGCGGGTTTTCAAATTCATAACATTAAAACATATTTTTGTTATAAAAAAATATAAAGTATGCAATTTATAACTAAAACTTTAACTAATCTGCATGAGCAGCCTACTCCAAAAAATTATATTTTAAATACATAAAAAGTGAAAAAAATTGATTTTTTACTGATAATGTTGCGAATAATAACATTATTAGCTTACTTTTTTGAGTAATTGCCCTCTGAATTAAGATGCATTACGCGAGTACGCATCTAAAAATGAAAAAAAGCAAACAAAAAAGCCTCACAGAATTGTGAGGCTTTTTTATAGAATACTAGAGTTATTTTATGGTACAGATAATTGTTAAACTGTAGCAATATTCCAAACACCTGTACTGGCGGTTTGTTTTACGTAATCCGAAAAATCTATGGGTTTTCTGCCAAGCACCTTTTCTACATCGTTAGTAACTTGTGCGTTGTTTTGGTTATCTAAAACTTCGGTAAACAAATACTCTATTAACCATATATAATCTGCTGGTACACCTTGTTGTTGCATTGCGTTAACATAAGCCTGCATTGTTATGGGTGTAAATGCTATAGTTCTATTAGTAGCTGTAGCAATCTCGGCAATTACTTCTTTAAAAGTAAGCGTCCTAGCGCCTGTTAATTCATAAATTTTGCCATTGTGTTTGCTGCTTAATAATACCTCAACAGCAACATCAGCAATATCATTCGTATCTATATAAGGCACCTTTACATCTGGTTTTGGTAACGCTACATGCCCCGCCAAAATAGGAGCTAAAAAAAAGCTCTCACTAAAGTTTTGGTTAAACCAACTGGCACGAATAATAGTATAATCAATACCCGAGTGGATAACTACCTGCTCACAAAACTCAGCCTCCTTTTCACCTTTACCCGATAGTAATACTACCTTTTTTATGTTACTGCTTTTGGCTTGTTTGGTTATTGCCTCTATAGCCTCCAATGCGCCTGGTACTGCCAAATCGGGCTGAAAGGTAATATATACGGCATCCATCCCTTCCATAACAGCTGCCCAATTATCAGGCTCCTGCCAACTAAACGATGGTGTGGCATTACGTGAGCCAATACATACGTTTACATTTTGTTTTTCTAGTCGTTCTACTACTTTACGACCTGTTTTTCCTGTTCCGCCGATTACTAAAATGTTGTTTTGCATGATTTTACGATTTTAAATTATATTGAAAATAAGTTTGAGATTATAGGGTATGTTTACCGCTTAAATACAGGCTAATAACAAGCAATAGAAAAGACAATAAACTGGTTGTGGTTCGGATAAGATGAAGCTGATTCCAACGCACCTCAAACTGTTGGCGCAGTGTATACAGCTCCTCAGTTGTAGCCTGTAGTACATCTGTTTTATCTAACATTTCATTTAAAGGCACATTACCAAAAAGGGTTACTACAACCACTCCAAAAAAGTACAATAGCGTTGCAGTAAGTAGTAAAAACAGTATAATTTTTGGATGCCCTTTGTATAAAAAAGCGTTGAGTATCCCTATAAAAAAGGGAGCGAAAAACACCAGAAAAAATGTAGGGTTTAATATTGCCCTATTCATTTGCTGAAACGATTGCAAGTATACCACATCGGGTAAAGCACCTATGCCTTTGGTTACTGTGTTAGTCCATGTAAAACATAACCCTGCCGATAGCCCTGTAAATAGTACGGTTACTATTAGCGCAAAAAATTTAAACGATTCCATAATTATTTGTTTTTAATTATGGAGCAAAGGTGCTGCGAATGAGCCGTTTGAATTTGTTGCTAAGGGAGTATGATTTATTCCAGAAGTATTATTTTTTAATTTGGCTGGGGCGGTAACCAAACTTTTTTGCAAAAGCATTGGAGAACGAGCTAAGGCTATCGTACCCTACATGCCAGGCAGCCTCTTGCACCGTAGCGGCTTCGGTATGTATCATTTTATGGGCAACAGTAAGTCGTTCGTTTTGGAGGTATTTAAAAACTGGCACACCAAAAAGTGCTTTAAACGTTTTTTTAAGTTTAAAGGTATTTAACCCTATTTGTTTGGATAACTCGGTAAGCGATGGCGGATTATTGAGGTTTTTAAACAATATCTCTTTTGCCAAATACAGCTTTTCACGCTCTTGTTCATTAACAACCTCTTCTTCTTGTTGGGAGAGTTGCCCAAAAAAGTGCGATAGTAATGTGGTTATTTGGCTCCTAAAAAACATCATTTTAGTTTTGCCCTCATACGGAATATTAAAAACAGCATCTACAATTGTTTCCATTTCGGGCGTCATAAAAAACATTGGTCCCTCCACAAAATGGTCTTTAGGATGTACTAATTGATGCAAAAGGTTCGTAAAAATCTCACCTTCATCATTAGGTAAGTCACCTAAATTTCTTAGTGCTGTAGCTATAACAATACATTGCAAAGGTTTGTTGGGCGAAATGGTATGTATAAACTCTACAGCAGCATCGGCATAAAACGAAAAAACCAAACCTTTGGTATTACTGTAGTCTTTTTGTTTAGCGCCATACTTTACCGTTAAATCTACATTGCCAGAGCCATAAAACGCAACCGCTATAAGAG
The Flavobacterium litorale genome window above contains:
- a CDS encoding PKD domain-containing protein — protein: MEKNTTLWQGRRYKLFLFALFGLMIFTGNTYAQSIEITWDSEVGCLVYDEQREKYEEDIQDGPCVRVCEFSSVTYNLTGNSANWQSTAWTATGGTIASSSLTSCTVNWGAAGAGTLMAAITKNDNTIEEVEICIEIIDSPKARFGLLPDLGSNFAQVCLEDILQFVNLSNPNGGSDLISYYWDFGDGNFSSEFEPTHSYDSPGGYTVVLTVTNACNCTSRYKMEIEVGEGGFQITCPSVVCEGGQGSYMVPEEIADKCGYKEENWSVEGGTILSYEPNGGSVQVIWDNVGSSGFGYVTYDASDCGMECGSIVTVEVPVIQAQGTIVGDLVMCTNSQSLYKLPQWPSTNFDWTLDAGSTGATLTTTENKNEIVIQSTSNTGQVILNATYYNTLLNCGGVATITVSIRDRAVFTGDIDLCNNTTGNYALQSGSGNWTLTGPGGTFTGSGSSFSHLYTVAGNYTLTVTGSTFCQPEELDILVRAAEAAPSGITGPTVVCRDTPTAYSVTNTVPGTQIGWEVIGGSIAGSNYGDQVDIIFTGAGPYTINVWRETINAPSCRSDQTTITVTEPVVTSNITGDTTVCSSNYEMYDAGYADGDDYIWTITPATAGSVSSGNGTDSVTILWNETPGIATVNLAIERCGTLHPQPGYTVNVITSPNVTLNSPPATICSGDTVNFQLLSTPTLTSGTVTWDFGDGTIVTTDDSMLGWTSQTHTFTSSSTSQINYNVVITVNDANGCINPAIVNHSIAVNPSPVASISPAGNYAICPSMSPQTLTVNIQGGIGALSTIAWYRNGVLQVSGAPGANQTYTATTYGSYYAVVTANNGCTTTTNTTQYNGNCGGPPPCTTGQTVTITSAVNNCGTITVNGTFTGTPTSVQWITPAPPASQSTTNNVGTFTYDESGSYTIFYRVIYGTCAVTKSVTVVVPYLPELKHTVTCGTGGNYSVELLDNSNFYPGNPITNYTFRINGTVVQSGAAISHLASLPPGMHTIQLTIDGPTSTPCSTSIETIDLPALPLATFTHDAPRCEDAVINFAPDDIQPGLTYLWQFGDTSSNAQQSPDKVYDTFGNRTVTLTVTNQFGCSTTSSSVINVTPNQLAGVISATSLTACDGQTETLSYLPNGGTPTPTVYEWSRNGVVVGTSPTLNVTTSGNYSLSVETNLGCTLDLPAVIVNFIKAPVASINGPDETCAGDTFVLTTPAGGTGADYAWTLNGSPLTAFNGENSIEQTINVAGTYNYVVTTSISDGNGGFCTNTDTHTVVVNALPASPSISFTMLDCDTYTVELVATGPGPGTYTWSNGMTGDTIEVTQGGPYQVRYTNTSGCTSTRDIFIPRDPAVHFWTVPVGCYQFCEELLGQSSITAGPTVPYDYWAWLRGDVQLSGMFSLVGDLDLGTYGAGTYQLTLDNGLCDRVSGDVNIEVVDCKDCEVKFRVRRISRDEKYRPCAFAITYDIYNPHGVTIPFTITAPNGEGLFLPSGVTAPPGSSTHTVHFVPLNGFTGGAVTIYIQGTYKGIPCVTKRTIELPGCKKLSKSGASTISDDAFAKSKLSISPNPATDAVQLQYNFSNSADNDVRTLEIYNLMGVLMERTSLEKTNGTWDAQLSRFAAGQYIVVMKLNGTVITQKALIVK
- a CDS encoding NAD(P)H-binding protein, which gives rise to MQNNILVIGGTGKTGRKVVERLEKQNVNVCIGSRNATPSFSWQEPDNWAAVMEGMDAVYITFQPDLAVPGALEAIEAITKQAKSSNIKKVVLLSGKGEKEAEFCEQVVIHSGIDYTIIRASWFNQNFSESFFLAPILAGHVALPKPDVKVPYIDTNDIADVAVEVLLSSKHNGKIYELTGARTLTFKEVIAEIATATNRTIAFTPITMQAYVNAMQQQGVPADYIWLIEYLFTEVLDNQNNAQVTNDVEKVLGRKPIDFSDYVKQTASTGVWNIATV
- a CDS encoding anthrone oxygenase family protein yields the protein MESFKFFALIVTVLFTGLSAGLCFTWTNTVTKGIGALPDVVYLQSFQQMNRAILNPTFFLVFFAPFFIGILNAFLYKGHPKIILFLLLTATLLYFFGVVVVTLFGNVPLNEMLDKTDVLQATTEELYTLRQQFEVRWNQLHLIRTTTSLLSFLLLVISLYLSGKHTL
- a CDS encoding helix-turn-helix domain-containing protein, whose translation is MVRDFIEINDFTILVEVGSSGTVTTDACKFEEPLIAVAFYGSGNVDLTVKYGAKQKDYSNTKGLVFSFYADAAVEFIHTISPNKPLQCIVIATALRNLGDLPNDEGEIFTNLLHQLVHPKDHFVEGPMFFMTPEMETIVDAVFNIPYEGKTKMMFFRSQITTLLSHFFGQLSQQEEEVVNEQEREKLYLAKEILFKNLNNPPSLTELSKQIGLNTFKLKKTFKALFGVPVFKYLQNERLTVAHKMIHTEAATVQEAAWHVGYDSLSSFSNAFAKKFGYRPSQIKK